A single region of the Marinobacter nanhaiticus D15-8W genome encodes:
- the oppD gene encoding oligopeptide ABC transporter ATP-binding protein OppD — protein MTLLSVNNLEVHFSTPEGEVTAVNKLNFSLAAGETLGIVGESGSGKSQTAFALMGLLAKNGKVGGEAIFEGQSILGLGQKAMNRICAEKIAMIFQDPMTSLNPYMRVGEQLTEVLRLHKGMSRKSAFEESVRMLDAVKMPEARKRMKMFPHEFSGGMRQRVMIAMALLCRPSLLIADEPTTALDVTVQAQIMALLAELKQDFNTAIIMITHDLGVVAGVCDRVLVMYAGQTMEYGTAEQIFYRPTHPYTQGLLSAIPRLDRDSTEVLSTIPGNPPNLLKLPQGCPFQERCPRVMDVCRQEEPPLERFNKRRRACHWHPEELAV, from the coding sequence ATGACCCTGTTAAGCGTTAATAACCTCGAAGTGCATTTCTCGACGCCGGAGGGCGAGGTCACGGCCGTCAACAAGCTGAATTTCTCCCTGGCGGCCGGGGAGACCCTGGGCATCGTCGGCGAATCCGGTTCCGGCAAGAGCCAGACGGCCTTCGCCCTGATGGGCTTGCTGGCCAAGAACGGTAAAGTGGGCGGCGAAGCCATATTCGAGGGTCAGTCCATACTGGGCCTGGGGCAGAAAGCCATGAACCGGATTTGCGCCGAGAAGATCGCCATGATCTTCCAGGATCCGATGACCTCCCTGAACCCCTATATGCGGGTGGGTGAACAACTGACGGAAGTGCTCAGGTTGCACAAGGGTATGAGTCGCAAGTCTGCCTTCGAGGAATCGGTCCGCATGCTTGATGCAGTCAAGATGCCGGAGGCCCGCAAGCGCATGAAGATGTTTCCCCACGAGTTTTCAGGGGGGATGCGCCAACGGGTCATGATCGCAATGGCTCTGCTATGCCGTCCCAGTTTATTGATCGCCGATGAGCCCACCACGGCCCTGGATGTTACCGTGCAGGCCCAGATCATGGCCTTGCTCGCCGAGCTCAAGCAGGATTTCAATACCGCGATCATCATGATCACCCACGACCTCGGCGTCGTTGCGGGTGTGTGTGACCGGGTGCTGGTCATGTACGCGGGCCAAACCATGGAATACGGCACGGCCGAGCAGATCTTCTATCGGCCTACCCATCCCTACACCCAGGGATTGCTCTCAGCCATTCCGCGTCTGGATAGGGACAGTACAGAGGTTTTATCCACCATTCCGGGTAATCCGCCCAATCTGCTCAAGCTGCCGCAGGGGTGTCCGTTCCAGGAGCGCTGTCCCCGGGTGATGGACGTCTGCCGACAGGAAGAACCGCCGCTGGAGCGTTTCAATAAGCGGCGCCGCGCCTGCCACTGGCACCCGGAGGAGCTGGCCGTATGA
- a CDS encoding branched-chain amino acid ABC transporter substrate-binding protein encodes MARRNKPGFLAGALLALSLPITVNAQQSTDPIRIAYIEPLSGAFANVGDAGLKHFRFAADMINQQGGVMGRKFEIVPMDNKQSASESTQLLQRAIDDDIPFVTQGNGSNVAGALVQAVDRNNRRNEDNRILFLNYAAVDPALTNDQCSFYHFRFDASSDIKLEALTNYMAEQEGIKKVFLINQDYSHGHVISELAKKMLNEKRPDIEIAGDVLHPIGQVRDFSPYVARIKQSGADSVITGNWGNDLSLLVRAADNAGLDVDFYTYYGGGLGTPAAVGERGEDSLHQITTWHADVNVDENLTDYEKWFTDFKQRYPEIDWYYHQIYNQMFMLKAAIEEAGTTDAVPVAKALEGMTFDSPTGTVTLREKDHQMIQPMYISVMDSDAKYDADNSGLGFRTVAKIPAEEATVPTTCEMQRP; translated from the coding sequence ATGGCACGTCGTAATAAGCCCGGCTTCCTGGCCGGCGCACTGCTCGCCCTGTCCCTGCCCATTACCGTCAATGCCCAGCAATCAACCGATCCCATTCGGATCGCCTATATCGAACCGCTGTCCGGCGCCTTCGCCAATGTGGGAGATGCAGGCCTGAAACACTTCCGCTTTGCCGCCGACATGATTAACCAGCAAGGTGGTGTCATGGGACGCAAGTTCGAGATCGTGCCCATGGACAACAAGCAAAGCGCGTCCGAGTCCACCCAGTTACTGCAGCGGGCCATCGACGACGATATTCCCTTCGTGACCCAGGGCAACGGCTCCAACGTGGCTGGCGCGCTGGTCCAGGCCGTGGATCGCAACAATCGCCGCAACGAGGACAACCGCATCCTCTTCCTGAACTACGCGGCCGTCGACCCCGCACTGACGAACGACCAGTGCAGCTTCTACCATTTCCGTTTCGATGCCAGCAGCGACATCAAGCTCGAAGCCCTGACCAACTACATGGCCGAGCAGGAAGGCATCAAGAAGGTTTTCCTGATCAACCAGGACTACTCCCACGGCCATGTCATTTCCGAGTTGGCCAAGAAGATGCTCAACGAGAAACGACCGGATATCGAGATTGCCGGCGATGTGCTCCACCCGATTGGTCAGGTACGTGACTTCTCCCCTTACGTGGCTCGCATCAAGCAATCCGGTGCCGACTCGGTGATTACCGGCAACTGGGGCAATGACCTGTCATTGCTGGTACGTGCCGCCGACAATGCGGGCCTCGACGTCGACTTCTACACCTACTATGGCGGCGGCCTGGGTACGCCCGCGGCCGTGGGCGAGCGCGGCGAGGACTCGCTGCACCAGATCACGACCTGGCACGCCGATGTCAACGTGGACGAGAACCTCACCGATTACGAAAAGTGGTTTACGGACTTCAAACAGCGCTACCCCGAAATCGACTGGTACTACCACCAGATCTACAACCAGATGTTCATGCTAAAGGCCGCCATTGAGGAGGCCGGAACGACCGACGCGGTCCCGGTCGCGAAGGCGCTGGAGGGCATGACGTTCGATTCCCCGACAGGCACCGTGACTCTCAGGGAAAAAGATCACCAGATGATCCAGCCCATGTACATCTCGGTCATGGACTCGGACGCCAAATACGACGCGGATAATTCCGGCCTGGGCTTCCGGACCGTGGCCAAGATCCCCGCCGAGGAAGCCACCGTTCCAACGACCTGCGAGATGCAGCGTCCCTGA
- the trpB gene encoding tryptophan synthase subunit beta, with protein sequence MNAYAMQPNAEGFFGQFGGSFVAETLAPLLKELRTGYRKAQDDPDFQHQLAYFQEDYVGRPSPLYLAERLTDYFGGARIYLKREELNHTGAHKINNCIGQILLARRMGKTRIIAETGAGMHGVATAAVAARFGMSCVVYMGKTDMERQQPNVLRMQLLGAEIVPVASGRGTLKDAMNEALRDWVTNIDDTFYVIGTVAGPHPYPTMVRDFQAVIGRETRTQILAKEGRLPDSLVACIGGGSNALGLFHPFLGDETVRMIGVEAGGLGIGSGKHAASLSGGSPGVLHGNRTYLLQDEDGQITDAHSISAGLDYPGIGPEHAWLHEQGRVEYVSITDDEALDAFQLCCRREGIIPALESAHALAEVASRAPTLPRDHLMVVNLSGRGDKDMVTIADRLGSQGLQTGNPR encoded by the coding sequence ATGAATGCATATGCAATGCAGCCCAATGCAGAGGGGTTCTTCGGTCAATTCGGCGGCAGCTTCGTCGCCGAGACCCTGGCTCCGCTGCTAAAGGAATTGCGGACCGGTTACAGGAAGGCACAGGACGATCCGGACTTTCAGCATCAGCTTGCGTACTTCCAGGAGGACTACGTGGGCCGGCCCAGCCCGCTCTATCTGGCTGAAAGACTTACCGACTATTTCGGTGGCGCCCGGATTTACCTGAAGCGCGAGGAGCTGAACCATACCGGGGCGCACAAGATCAATAATTGTATCGGCCAGATCCTGTTGGCGAGGCGTATGGGCAAGACCCGCATCATCGCCGAGACCGGTGCCGGGATGCATGGCGTTGCGACTGCCGCTGTCGCAGCCCGCTTCGGCATGTCCTGTGTGGTTTACATGGGTAAGACCGATATGGAACGCCAGCAGCCCAATGTGTTGCGTATGCAGCTGCTCGGCGCCGAGATTGTGCCGGTGGCCAGCGGTCGTGGCACCCTCAAGGACGCGATGAACGAAGCCCTGCGGGACTGGGTCACCAATATCGATGACACCTTCTACGTGATCGGCACGGTGGCGGGACCGCATCCATATCCGACCATGGTGCGCGATTTCCAGGCGGTTATCGGCCGTGAGACCCGTACGCAGATTTTGGCGAAGGAAGGGCGGTTGCCCGACTCCCTTGTGGCCTGTATCGGTGGCGGGTCCAATGCGTTAGGCCTGTTCCATCCGTTTCTGGGGGATGAGACGGTGCGCATGATCGGTGTCGAGGCTGGCGGCTTGGGGATCGGGAGCGGCAAGCACGCGGCCAGTCTCAGTGGCGGCTCACCCGGCGTGCTCCATGGCAATCGCACCTACCTGCTGCAGGATGAGGACGGCCAGATTACTGATGCGCATTCGATTTCCGCCGGACTCGACTATCCCGGCATTGGTCCTGAACATGCGTGGCTGCACGAGCAAGGACGCGTCGAGTACGTCTCGATTACCGATGACGAGGCTCTCGACGCGTTCCAGTTATGCTGCCGCCGGGAGGGCATCATTCCCGCACTGGAATCCGCCCATGCACTGGCAGAGGTTGCCAGCCGGGCGCCAACGCTACCCAGGGATCACTTGATGGTCGTTAACCTCAGTGGCCGGGGTGACAAGGACATGGTGACTATCGCCGACCGTCTCGGCAGCCAGGGTCTGCAAACGGGGAACCCGCGATGA
- a CDS encoding LysR family transcriptional regulator, translating into MSQDIPPLAALRAFEATARLGSVTAAARELHVTHGAVSRQLRSLDEHFGVMLFTKAGRGIQLTHQGERLQQGIGEAFARMRESCAELKRSSEDAPLTLKCPGSLLARWFIPRLDRFQRDLPDVALQVGSGDSELDPRGEEAGATLVFSEPPWPAELDVIELAAEDICAVASPKQAARFDSGHPETIFTAPLLHTHSRPQAWPQWAQAHGLETSRLERALSDGQGFDHLYYLIEAALAGLGVAIAPRLLVQDDLDSGHLVAPWGSVETPGRLCLMLPRYVPSRRGAQLADWLKAEIGSTEGMQ; encoded by the coding sequence ATGAGCCAGGACATACCGCCACTGGCGGCGCTACGCGCTTTCGAAGCGACCGCACGGCTAGGCAGCGTGACCGCCGCCGCGCGGGAACTGCATGTCACCCACGGCGCCGTGAGTCGCCAATTACGCAGTCTCGATGAGCACTTCGGGGTGATGCTGTTTACGAAGGCGGGGCGGGGAATCCAGCTCACTCACCAGGGTGAGCGATTGCAGCAGGGGATCGGCGAGGCTTTCGCCCGCATGCGAGAGAGCTGCGCAGAGCTAAAACGCAGTAGCGAGGACGCACCCTTGACCCTGAAATGCCCTGGCAGTCTCCTGGCCCGATGGTTCATTCCGCGCCTGGATCGCTTTCAGCGCGATCTGCCCGACGTCGCGCTCCAGGTCGGCTCCGGTGACAGCGAACTCGACCCTAGAGGCGAAGAAGCGGGTGCCACTCTCGTCTTTTCGGAACCGCCCTGGCCCGCTGAGTTGGACGTTATCGAACTCGCCGCCGAAGACATCTGCGCGGTGGCAAGTCCAAAACAAGCGGCGCGTTTCGATTCAGGGCACCCCGAAACGATTTTCACTGCGCCATTACTGCATACCCACTCTCGCCCCCAGGCATGGCCACAATGGGCACAAGCGCACGGGCTGGAAACGTCGCGTCTGGAACGGGCCCTGAGCGACGGGCAGGGGTTCGATCACTTGTACTACTTGATCGAGGCCGCGCTGGCAGGATTGGGCGTCGCCATTGCCCCCCGGTTGCTGGTCCAGGACGACCTGGATAGCGGGCATCTCGTTGCACCCTGGGGCTCGGTAGAAACGCCGGGGCGGCTCTGCTTGATGCTGCCGCGCTATGTGCCGTCTCGCCGTGGGGCCCAGCTTGCGGATTGGCTAAAGGCGGAAATTGGCAGCACCGAAGGTATGCAGTGA
- the oppB gene encoding oligopeptide ABC transporter permease OppB — translation MLRFVFKRLLESIPTLLLLITVSFVLMHAAPGSPFSAERNIPPEIMANIEAKYGLDQPLYIQYFNYLGDLLQGDLGPSFKYKDFTVNELVAESFPVSAEIGLWAFITAVVLGVLFGTIAALRQNTWMDYGVMSLAMTGVVIPSFVLAPLLILIFAVHYRWLPAGGWQGGQWMFLILPVIAMAAHYVSSIARIMRGSMIEVMHSNFIRTARAKGLPARYIIWRHALRPALLPVISYLGPAFVGIITGSVVIETIFGLPGIGQLFVNGSLNRDYSMVLGITVLIGALTIAFNAIVDILYAYIDPKIRY, via the coding sequence ATGTTACGCTTTGTATTCAAACGTTTGCTCGAGTCGATACCGACTCTACTGCTACTGATTACTGTCTCGTTCGTGTTGATGCATGCGGCGCCAGGCAGCCCGTTTTCAGCGGAGCGCAACATACCGCCGGAAATCATGGCCAACATCGAAGCTAAATATGGGCTGGATCAGCCGCTCTATATCCAGTACTTCAACTATCTTGGAGACCTGCTCCAGGGTGACCTTGGTCCTTCGTTCAAATACAAGGACTTCACGGTTAACGAGCTGGTGGCCGAGAGCTTCCCCGTTTCGGCGGAAATCGGTCTCTGGGCCTTTATCACCGCCGTGGTCCTGGGCGTCCTGTTCGGCACCATCGCGGCGCTTCGACAGAATACCTGGATGGATTACGGCGTGATGTCCCTGGCGATGACCGGTGTGGTGATCCCGAGCTTCGTGCTTGCTCCCCTGCTGATACTGATCTTCGCCGTGCACTATCGTTGGCTGCCTGCCGGAGGCTGGCAGGGCGGTCAATGGATGTTCCTCATCCTGCCGGTCATTGCGATGGCCGCCCATTACGTGTCCTCGATCGCACGCATCATGCGGGGCAGCATGATCGAGGTGATGCACTCCAACTTCATTCGCACCGCCCGCGCCAAGGGGCTACCAGCCCGCTACATCATCTGGCGCCATGCGCTCCGCCCGGCGTTGCTACCCGTTATCTCCTATCTCGGCCCCGCCTTCGTCGGCATCATCACCGGTTCCGTGGTGATCGAAACCATTTTTGGTCTGCCCGGGATCGGTCAGCTATTCGTTAACGGTTCCCTGAATCGCGACTATTCGATGGTGCTGGGCATTACGGTGCTGATCGGTGCGCTGACCATCGCCTTCAATGCCATCGTCGATATCCTCTATGCCTATATCGACCCCAAGATCCGCTACTGA
- the oppF gene encoding murein tripeptide/oligopeptide ABC transporter ATP binding protein OppF, with product MSAPILKVRDLKVYFSVRSDKSWPWSKPLSLKAVDGVSLDLQPGETLGVVGESGCGKSTFARALIGLVKAQEGSIQWQGRELVGLDAAGWREIRKDVQMIFQDPLASLNPRMTIGDVIAEPLRTFYPKLSRQEVKDRVKAMMLKVGLLPNVINRYPHEFSGGQCQRIGIARALIVEPKLVICDEPVSALDVSIQAQVVNLLKQLQQEMGLSLIFIAHDLSVVKHISDRVMVMYLGNQVEVGDGPVLYADPRHPYTRALMTAVPVPDPEIERNKEIQLLEGDLPSPIDPPSGCVFRTRCPIARDACADHDPPLDGEPRHQVACPYV from the coding sequence ATGAGTGCGCCAATACTCAAGGTTCGGGATCTCAAGGTCTACTTCAGCGTCCGCAGCGACAAGAGCTGGCCCTGGTCCAAACCCCTGTCCCTGAAAGCGGTCGATGGCGTCAGCCTGGATTTGCAGCCGGGAGAAACCCTCGGTGTCGTGGGTGAATCCGGGTGTGGTAAGTCCACGTTTGCCAGGGCGCTTATCGGTCTGGTGAAGGCCCAGGAAGGTAGTATCCAGTGGCAGGGCCGGGAGTTGGTCGGCCTGGATGCAGCCGGTTGGCGCGAGATCCGCAAAGACGTCCAGATGATCTTCCAGGACCCGCTGGCATCGCTCAACCCCCGCATGACCATTGGTGACGTCATAGCCGAACCGCTAAGGACCTTCTACCCAAAACTGAGCCGCCAGGAAGTGAAGGACAGGGTCAAGGCCATGATGCTCAAGGTGGGCCTGTTGCCGAACGTCATCAATCGCTATCCCCACGAATTCTCGGGCGGCCAGTGCCAGCGGATCGGCATTGCCAGGGCGCTGATCGTCGAGCCCAAACTGGTGATCTGTGACGAACCGGTTTCCGCGCTGGACGTGTCCATCCAGGCGCAGGTCGTGAACCTGCTCAAGCAGTTGCAGCAGGAAATGGGGCTTTCCCTGATCTTCATTGCTCATGACCTCTCGGTGGTCAAGCACATCAGCGACAGGGTTATGGTGATGTACCTGGGCAATCAGGTGGAGGTGGGTGACGGCCCCGTTCTTTATGCCGACCCTCGACATCCCTACACGCGAGCCCTCATGACGGCGGTACCGGTGCCTGACCCCGAAATCGAGCGCAACAAGGAGATCCAGTTGCTCGAGGGCGACCTGCCTTCACCGATCGACCCGCCGTCCGGGTGCGTGTTCCGTACACGCTGTCCCATTGCCCGGGATGCCTGCGCTGACCATGACCCGCCGCTGGATGGTGAGCCTCGTCATCAGGTGGCTTGCCCTTACGTCTGA
- the oppC gene encoding oligopeptide ABC transporter permease OppC: protein MLSNKQHSQAVNQFADQLQSPEEVKGRSLWQDARRRFMRNKAAIASLIVLCLITALCLLGSFLGEYSYEDIDWNNMQMPPAVESGHYFGTDSLGRDLFVRTLVGGRISLMVGVLGALVAIVIGTLYGAASGYLGGRVDSVMMRTLEILNSFPFMFFVILLVTFFGRNILLIFIAIGAVSWLDMARIVRGQTLSLKSKEFIEAAHVCGVSSRMIIFRHIVPNVLGIVVVYATLLVPSMILFESFLSYLGLGVQEPMTSWGALLNEGSKTMDVAIWQLLFPAGFLVTTLFCFNFLGDGLRDALDPKDR, encoded by the coding sequence ATGCTGAGTAACAAACAACACAGTCAGGCGGTCAACCAGTTTGCGGACCAATTGCAGTCACCGGAGGAGGTGAAAGGGCGCAGCCTTTGGCAGGATGCCCGCCGCCGTTTCATGCGTAACAAGGCAGCCATAGCCAGCCTTATCGTGCTTTGCCTGATTACGGCGCTTTGCCTGCTGGGCAGTTTCCTGGGGGAATACTCGTACGAGGACATCGACTGGAACAACATGCAGATGCCGCCCGCCGTAGAGTCCGGCCACTACTTCGGCACGGACAGCCTGGGCAGGGACCTGTTCGTCCGCACGTTGGTCGGGGGCCGCATTTCCTTGATGGTCGGCGTATTGGGGGCCCTGGTGGCGATTGTCATCGGCACGCTCTACGGCGCGGCTTCGGGTTACCTCGGGGGACGTGTCGATTCGGTGATGATGCGCACGCTGGAGATCCTCAACTCGTTCCCGTTCATGTTCTTCGTGATCCTGCTGGTGACCTTTTTCGGTCGCAATATCCTGTTGATCTTCATCGCCATCGGCGCTGTGTCCTGGCTCGATATGGCGAGGATCGTGCGGGGGCAGACCCTGAGCCTGAAGAGCAAGGAGTTTATCGAAGCAGCGCACGTGTGCGGTGTCAGTTCCCGGATGATTATCTTCCGCCATATCGTGCCCAACGTGCTGGGTATCGTGGTGGTCTACGCCACACTGCTCGTGCCCAGCATGATCCTGTTCGAATCCTTCCTCAGTTACCTCGGTCTTGGCGTGCAGGAGCCGATGACCAGCTGGGGCGCCCTGCTGAACGAGGGCTCGAAAACCATGGATGTGGCCATCTGGCAGCTACTTTTTCCGGCGGGTTTCCTGGTGACCACCCTGTTCTGTTTCAACTTTCTCGGCGATGGATTGCGTGATGCACTCGATCCGAAAGACCGGTAA
- the trpA gene encoding tryptophan synthase subunit alpha has protein sequence MSRIDTCFAALRSENRPALVTYITAGDPDLETSLGILQGLPAAGADIIELGMPYTDPMADGPSIQKSSLRALENGQTQKSTLEMVRSFRRQNLQTPLVLMGYYNPVYRYGGERFLRDAAEAGVDGLIIVDLPYDHDQSLFQVAEEVGIAIIRLVTPTTKGERLAQVLEEARGFVYYVSVAGVTGSAAPRDQDVERALAAIREHTDLPVAVGFGIRTADDAAAIGRFSDGVVVGSALVDCVERAETSEAATAAVHDRVSELAAGLR, from the coding sequence ATATCCCGAATCGACACCTGCTTTGCGGCGCTCAGGTCTGAAAACCGTCCGGCGCTGGTGACCTATATCACGGCCGGCGATCCGGACCTGGAAACGTCGCTTGGCATTCTACAAGGGCTGCCAGCGGCGGGCGCCGATATCATCGAACTCGGTATGCCGTACACGGACCCGATGGCGGACGGCCCATCGATCCAGAAATCGTCGCTCCGAGCCCTGGAAAATGGCCAGACCCAGAAAAGCACCCTGGAGATGGTGCGATCGTTTCGCCGCCAGAACCTACAAACGCCATTGGTATTGATGGGCTACTACAATCCGGTCTATCGCTACGGCGGCGAACGCTTCCTGCGTGATGCAGCGGAGGCGGGCGTCGATGGTCTGATCATCGTTGATTTGCCCTACGATCATGATCAGTCCCTATTCCAGGTAGCCGAAGAGGTCGGCATCGCGATCATCCGCCTGGTGACGCCGACGACGAAAGGCGAACGGCTGGCGCAGGTGCTCGAGGAGGCCAGGGGGTTTGTCTATTACGTCTCGGTTGCCGGCGTTACTGGCAGCGCTGCACCCCGTGACCAGGACGTCGAGCGCGCGCTGGCGGCCATTCGCGAACATACCGATCTGCCCGTCGCGGTCGGCTTTGGTATCCGCACGGCGGACGACGCAGCGGCGATCGGCCGGTTCAGCGATGGGGTTGTCGTGGGTTCGGCTCTGGTGGACTGTGTCGAGCGGGCTGAAACCTCCGAGGCTGCGACAGCCGCGGTACACGATAGGGTGAGCGAGTTGGCGGCTGGGCTTCGCTGA
- a CDS encoding peptide ABC transporter substrate-binding protein — MRLSMYSLAMALVLGVGASTVSAANVPEGVELAAQQEIVFNNQSEPATLDPQKIEGVPGSRVARQLFEGLVIQDEEGNILPGVAKSWEVNDDNTVFTFHLRDAKWSNGDPVTTSDFVYGWQRAVDPETASPYSWYIEMTTMKNAADIVKGNKPPTDLGVKAVDDHTLEVELDQPIPYFIRMLGHTTMVPAPREVVEEYGDAWTRPDHMVSNGAYRLTDWVVNERMVLKRNTSYWDNEDTVLDQVTILPVASENAELSRYKAGEIDLTGGSTPLAIEHYRQLKKDIPEQIHTTGQVGTYYYSFNNKRAPFDDVRVRKALSYAINREVVTDKITGQGEIPAYSFVPEITAGFSPEEPDWAKLSQQERVEKARELLEEAGYGPDHPLEVELLYNTSDNHKKIAIAIAAMWKQTLGVNVNLVNQEWKTYLATERAGNFDVARAGWVGDYNEASTMLDLLTTANGNNYPKYSNAEYDKLMSESKTIVDEQKRNDLYAKADAMLSRDMPVAPIYQYSTTRLVKPYVGGYPEANPEDIFYFKNMYITKH, encoded by the coding sequence ATGCGTTTGAGCATGTATAGCCTCGCTATGGCCTTGGTCTTGGGAGTTGGCGCCAGCACAGTTTCAGCGGCAAACGTCCCTGAAGGTGTCGAACTTGCCGCCCAGCAGGAAATCGTCTTCAACAACCAGTCGGAGCCGGCCACGCTGGACCCGCAGAAAATCGAGGGTGTGCCCGGATCGAGGGTGGCGCGACAGCTGTTCGAAGGACTGGTCATCCAGGATGAGGAAGGCAATATCCTGCCCGGCGTCGCGAAAAGCTGGGAGGTAAACGACGACAATACGGTATTCACCTTCCACCTGCGCGACGCGAAGTGGTCGAACGGCGACCCCGTGACGACCAGTGATTTCGTCTACGGCTGGCAGCGGGCGGTGGATCCGGAAACCGCATCGCCCTATTCGTGGTATATCGAGATGACCACGATGAAAAACGCTGCGGATATCGTGAAGGGCAATAAGCCGCCGACGGACTTGGGGGTCAAGGCGGTCGATGACCACACGCTGGAAGTGGAGCTGGATCAGCCGATTCCTTATTTCATTCGCATGCTGGGCCACACCACAATGGTGCCCGCCCCGCGCGAGGTTGTCGAAGAATACGGTGATGCCTGGACCCGTCCCGATCACATGGTATCCAACGGCGCTTACCGATTGACCGACTGGGTGGTCAACGAGCGGATGGTGCTCAAGCGCAATACATCCTACTGGGATAACGAGGATACGGTGCTGGACCAGGTCACCATCCTGCCGGTCGCCTCGGAGAACGCCGAACTGTCACGGTACAAGGCCGGTGAAATCGATCTCACCGGCGGTAGTACGCCGCTGGCTATCGAGCATTACCGTCAGCTCAAGAAGGACATTCCCGAACAGATTCATACCACCGGCCAGGTGGGCACCTATTACTACTCCTTCAACAATAAGCGGGCGCCGTTCGATGACGTGCGTGTGCGTAAGGCGCTGAGCTATGCCATCAATCGTGAAGTGGTGACCGACAAGATCACCGGCCAGGGCGAAATCCCGGCGTATTCCTTCGTGCCGGAAATCACGGCGGGCTTTTCGCCCGAGGAGCCGGACTGGGCCAAGCTGAGCCAACAGGAGCGTGTCGAAAAGGCGCGGGAACTCCTGGAGGAGGCCGGGTATGGACCCGATCATCCGCTTGAGGTGGAGCTGCTGTACAACACCTCGGATAACCACAAGAAGATTGCCATCGCGATTGCCGCCATGTGGAAGCAGACCCTGGGCGTCAACGTGAATCTGGTCAACCAGGAGTGGAAGACCTACCTCGCCACGGAGCGCGCCGGCAACTTTGATGTGGCACGTGCCGGCTGGGTTGGCGATTACAACGAAGCGTCGACGATGCTGGACCTGCTCACCACGGCCAACGGCAACAATTATCCGAAGTATTCGAATGCGGAATACGACAAGCTCATGTCCGAGTCCAAGACCATTGTCGATGAGCAAAAGCGTAACGACCTATATGCCAAGGCAGACGCCATGCTCAGCCGTGACATGCCGGTCGCGCCAATCTACCAGTATTCCACCACGCGTCTGGTAAAGCCCTACGTGGGCGGCTACCCCGAAGCCAACCCTGAAGACATCTTCTACTTCAAGAACATGTACATCACCAAACATTAG